A genomic segment from Acidobacteriota bacterium encodes:
- a CDS encoding M14 family metallopeptidase — translation MKEPLISRRWITAIILLITLAILIAPARWQNFVSAQINRSSQTGNDELRLREQRHLGLKENLATADAGLFQQTLTELAYLDEPGTLKLWKTALNATNPAFKQQAWEAYEKVRLERERKEFIPQLAQINAASETVLQIAQAHNLETDIWFSQANETIAAAPIYLLEQLEKNGITSSVIYDSLADFQKALKTNEAQAQQLKAARDQFQPETPTQVRVAVIDLSQNAQPAAGYSNWLGDSENVLLATDRFIAYLDVFAADDTPDAINRHIDERYTRRGYRLAGFYTQKAFSKAVQKYFPGKSFSFENRLSGNNSPGNLSTATLAPDGAEGRYHTVEETLTEFTALTQTYPNLARLVTLGQSYENRPIFALKISRDTAVDDSSKPDVLITGCYHAREWISVESPIYFANQLLSKYASDDAIKYLVDHLQIWVVPIVNPDGLTYSQSATQSDGTRFWRKNRRPIPAAGECPGSTGIDLNRNFDFQWRLRGDEPCPQTRDDVGASDDPANEIYRGTEPDSELEIRALKSLVSNPARHFKAQVDYHSYSQLILYPWGYQQLTAPDSGTLATLAKQMSDEIKKVDGKIYTPQQAQKLYITTGSSTDYAYSINQVAAPFTVEMRPTCCEFVIPEEQIDLTNQENWAGMKFLLNWVSAPPVLQSVNAYQLESDGRFARQIYSASWVESAGMRILNVDTRLTGMEAGRLQLRLQFSKPMDASQTPQVFIGRNAAIDELTAVQIDATEGWQKTLYQNDTWIGEVVIPQDTDTTNNWRLSVNATDAVGFKLDAMPETIAAYGIGTNRWQVYEESDGTGSTGGKDIAHLLPPTLQGSFLNIFVASPGGGERLAAGDTYTVTWTLPQDAGFIPVQHEIQYSRDGGFSYTSLLRNIGGNVAKAQITLPNTSTTQARIRVAAKEGMFGNVIFGDSQADFTIGTNVGSGIEMKFVSSERIDQSWTDTPFDDPTFTASGAMRLALTLDITNRGTVAVANPFLRVAEMSRPNVLLSRDRKSKQVVGAQQTLNVGDSLLSPGETVRVRLLIGAINKKVFLMSLNLYGVAHNGSIAPANPVVVWESKVKTKGL, via the coding sequence CTCTTTCAGCAAACCCTAACTGAACTCGCATACTTAGACGAACCGGGAACCTTAAAACTCTGGAAGACCGCGCTCAACGCCACAAATCCCGCATTCAAACAGCAGGCGTGGGAAGCTTACGAAAAGGTTCGCCTTGAACGCGAACGCAAAGAGTTCATTCCCCAACTGGCGCAAATCAATGCCGCCAGCGAAACGGTTTTACAAATCGCTCAAGCGCACAATCTGGAAACCGACATCTGGTTTTCACAGGCAAATGAAACCATCGCGGCTGCGCCGATTTACCTGCTTGAACAACTCGAAAAAAACGGCATCACTTCTTCGGTGATTTACGATTCGCTTGCCGATTTTCAAAAAGCCCTAAAAACCAACGAGGCGCAGGCTCAACAACTGAAAGCCGCGCGCGACCAGTTCCAACCGGAAACGCCCACGCAGGTGCGCGTCGCCGTCATTGACCTCAGCCAAAATGCCCAACCCGCCGCCGGGTACAGCAATTGGCTCGGTGACAGTGAAAATGTGCTGCTCGCCACTGACCGCTTCATCGCTTATCTGGATGTCTTCGCGGCTGACGACACGCCTGACGCCATCAACCGTCATATCGACGAACGCTACACCCGGCGCGGCTACCGGCTTGCCGGCTTTTATACGCAGAAAGCCTTCAGCAAAGCGGTGCAGAAATATTTTCCCGGCAAATCCTTCAGTTTTGAAAATCGTTTATCGGGAAACAATTCACCGGGAAACCTTTCAACCGCAACCCTTGCGCCCGACGGAGCCGAAGGGCGTTATCACACGGTGGAAGAGACCCTCACGGAATTTACCGCGCTCACGCAAACCTATCCGAACCTGGCGCGGCTCGTCACGCTTGGACAAAGCTATGAAAACCGCCCGATTTTCGCGCTCAAAATCAGCCGCGACACGGCAGTTGACGATTCATCGAAACCCGATGTTTTAATCACCGGCTGTTACCATGCGCGCGAATGGATTTCGGTAGAATCGCCAATCTATTTCGCCAATCAGTTGCTGAGCAAATATGCCAGCGATGATGCCATCAAATATCTGGTCGATCATCTGCAAATCTGGGTGGTGCCGATTGTCAATCCCGATGGGTTGACCTACAGTCAATCGGCGACGCAAAGCGATGGCACACGTTTCTGGCGCAAAAATCGTCGTCCGATTCCGGCAGCGGGCGAATGTCCGGGGTCAACCGGCATTGATTTGAATCGCAATTTTGATTTTCAGTGGCGCTTGCGCGGCGATGAACCTTGCCCGCAGACGCGCGATGACGTAGGGGCGAGCGACGACCCGGCGAATGAAATTTATCGCGGCACCGAACCCGACAGTGAACTCGAAATCCGCGCCTTGAAATCGTTGGTCAGCAATCCCGCGAGACATTTCAAAGCCCAGGTCGATTATCACAGCTACTCGCAACTCATCCTTTACCCCTGGGGCTATCAACAACTGACTGCACCTGATTCCGGCACGCTGGCGACGCTCGCCAAACAGATGTCGGATGAAATTAAAAAAGTGGATGGAAAAATCTACACGCCGCAACAGGCGCAAAAACTTTACATCACCACAGGCTCATCGACCGATTATGCCTACAGCATCAATCAGGTCGCCGCGCCGTTTACCGTAGAGATGCGCCCGACCTGTTGCGAATTCGTGATTCCCGAAGAACAGATCGACCTGACCAATCAGGAAAATTGGGCGGGGATGAAATTTTTGTTGAACTGGGTGAGCGCGCCGCCAGTGCTGCAAAGCGTCAATGCCTATCAATTGGAATCCGACGGCAGATTTGCGCGACAAATCTATTCGGCAAGCTGGGTTGAATCCGCCGGTATGCGCATTTTAAATGTCGATACGCGGCTCACGGGAATGGAAGCCGGACGGTTGCAGTTGCGTTTGCAATTTTCAAAACCGATGGATGCTTCGCAAACGCCGCAGGTTTTCATCGGACGCAATGCCGCAATTGATGAACTCACAGCCGTACAGATTGACGCAACCGAAGGCTGGCAAAAAACCCTTTATCAAAATGACACGTGGATTGGCGAAGTGGTCATTCCGCAAGACACCGATACCACCAATAACTGGCGATTGTCGGTGAATGCCACAGACGCTGTCGGGTTCAAACTCGATGCCATGCCCGAAACCATTGCGGCATACGGCATCGGCACCAACCGCTGGCAAGTTTACGAAGAAAGTGACGGCACAGGTTCAACCGGCGGCAAAGACATTGCGCACCTTTTACCGCCGACCTTGCAAGGCAGTTTCTTAAATATTTTCGTTGCCTCTCCCGGTGGCGGCGAGCGTCTCGCGGCGGGCGATACTTACACGGTGACCTGGACACTGCCGCAAGATGCAGGGTTTATTCCCGTCCAACACGAAATTCAATATTCGCGCGATGGCGGTTTCAGTTATACATCGCTTCTTCGCAACATCGGCGGCAATGTCGCCAAAGCGCAAATTACTTTACCGAACACCTCGACGACGCAGGCGCGCATTCGGGTTGCTGCCAAAGAAGGCATGTTCGGCAATGTTATTTTCGGCGACAGTCAGGCGGATTTCACCATCGGCACGAATGTCGGCAGCGGCATCGAGATGAAATTTGTTTCATCCGAGCGCATTGACCAGAGTTGGACGGATACGCCTTTTGATGACCCGACGTTTACGGCAAGCGGCGCGATGCGGCTCGCCTTAACGCTCGATATTACCAATCGCGGCACGGTTGCGGTTGCCAATCCTTTTTTGCGGGTTGCCGAAATGTCGCGTCCGAATGTTTTGCTGTCGCGTGACCGCAAATCGAAACAGGTGGTTGGCGCGCAACAAACCCTCAATGTCGGTGACAGTCTGCTGTCGCCCGGCGAAACCGTGCGGGTGCGATTATTGATTGGCGCGATTAATAAAAAAGTTTTCCTGATGTCACTGAATTTGTATGGCGTTGCCCATAATGGTAGCATTGCCCCCGCAAATCCCGTGGTTGTCTGGGAGAGCAAAGTTAAAACCAAAGGTCTATAG
- a CDS encoding amino acid permease yields the protein MTKLARTLGFRDLLFIVIGSVIGSGIFLTPGEVLSQVGGSVFPALLVWMVGGVLSLLGAFTYGELSTTNPSAGGLYVFIRDAFGRFPAFMFGWTFFTVITSGSVAALAVAFTKYLRQIVSLTDPEAKIVAVGIIALMTTVNVLGTKRSANLNNLTTIIKVAALLLMSVALLWLGRNYDHTMEALMPKQIDGSLASGFGLAMIGVLWAYEGWQYATFSAGEVINAQRNFPRAFLIGMLTLIGVYLLANVAYFITLGPEAAAKSDSIAATSVMYVLGTEVAKLVAIAVMISTFSAANATFLTAPRVYFAMAHDGLFFEKLAEVHQRFGTPAVAVIASGIWAAVLALAGTFNELITYVVFIGWIFYGLGAASIFSYRKRFHESTRSYSTPGYPLTPIIFILSAAALVINTIVSSLETKEKAIKTAIGLGVVALGAPVYLIWRARLKKIEAKFAENLEPQFERTEN from the coding sequence ATGACCAAACTGGCGCGCACCCTCGGCTTTCGTGATTTGTTGTTTATCGTTATCGGCTCAGTCATCGGTTCGGGCATTTTTCTGACGCCCGGCGAAGTGCTCAGTCAAGTTGGCGGCTCGGTCTTCCCTGCTCTTTTGGTATGGATGGTGGGCGGCGTGTTGTCTCTGTTGGGCGCATTCACTTACGGCGAATTGAGTACCACCAACCCTTCGGCGGGCGGTCTCTATGTTTTTATACGCGACGCCTTCGGGCGATTCCCGGCATTCATGTTCGGCTGGACATTTTTCACGGTAATCACCAGCGGTTCAGTCGCCGCGCTGGCTGTCGCTTTCACCAAATACCTCAGACAAATCGTTTCGCTCACCGACCCCGAAGCAAAAATTGTTGCCGTCGGCATCATCGCCTTGATGACCACCGTCAATGTCTTGGGCACCAAGCGCAGCGCCAATTTAAATAACCTGACCACCATCATCAAAGTCGCGGCGCTTTTGCTAATGAGCGTCGCGCTATTGTGGCTTGGAAGAAATTATGACCACACGATGGAAGCGTTGATGCCCAAACAGATTGACGGTTCCCTGGCGTCCGGTTTCGGACTGGCAATGATTGGCGTGTTGTGGGCATATGAAGGCTGGCAATACGCGACCTTCAGCGCCGGTGAAGTCATCAATGCGCAGCGCAATTTTCCGCGCGCTTTTTTAATCGGCATGCTCACCCTGATTGGCGTTTATCTGCTGGCAAATGTCGCTTATTTCATTACTCTGGGACCGGAAGCCGCCGCCAAATCCGATAGCATTGCCGCCACCTCGGTGATGTATGTGCTCGGCACAGAGGTCGCGAAACTCGTAGCCATTGCGGTGATGATTTCGACATTCAGCGCCGCCAACGCCACCTTTTTAACCGCGCCGCGCGTCTATTTCGCGATGGCGCATGATGGGCTGTTTTTTGAAAAACTCGCAGAGGTACACCAACGTTTCGGCACGCCCGCAGTGGCGGTGATTGCCAGCGGCATCTGGGCTGCGGTATTGGCGCTTGCCGGAACCTTCAACGAACTCATCACCTATGTGGTCTTCATCGGCTGGATTTTTTACGGGTTGGGTGCGGCAAGCATATTTTCTTATCGCAAACGATTTCACGAATCGACGCGCAGTTACAGCACGCCCGGTTATCCGCTGACGCCGATTATTTTTATTCTCTCAGCCGCGGCGCTCGTCATTAACACGATTGTCAGTTCGCTGGAAACCAAAGAAAAGGCAATTAAAACCGCCATCGGGTTAGGCGTGGTGGCGCTTGGCGCGCCGGTATATCTCATCTGGCGGGCGCGACTGAAAAAGATCGAAGCAAAATTTGCAGAAAACCTTGAGCCGCAATTTGAGCGAACCGAGAATTAA
- a CDS encoding PQQ-binding-like beta-propeller repeat protein, translating to MKKHISSILLILFFATLANAQNWPAFRGNNASGVAEGKPTPVKWDAKTGENILWKTPIPGLAHASPIVWGNRLFVTTAISSDPNPYFRHGLYGDVDSDKDLSKHTWKVYCLDKTTGKILWERVAHEGVPKSKRHIKSTHASSTPVTDGKYVVAFFGSEGLYCYDFKGKLMWKKDLGVLSAGWFYDPDYEWGTASSPIIYKGMVILQCDVQKNSFIAAYDIKTGKEIWKTMRDEIPSWGTPTIYEGKTRTELITNATHAARGYDPLTGKELWAMKGNPEVTATTPVIGHDLIFIVNHYRPNQPIYAIRPGATGDISLDLKKGETANQYIAWSVQRGGAYMPTPVIYGDYLYICQNQAILRCLDAKTGKVVYQQRIGEGGAYSASPVAADGKVYLSSEDGVVFVIKAGEQYEVLAKNEIGEVLMATPAISDGMIFVRGLKTLFCIAEKPTKPMAGKAAKASK from the coding sequence TTGAAAAAGCACATTTCATCCATTCTACTCATTCTGTTTTTTGCGACCCTTGCCAACGCGCAGAACTGGCCCGCGTTTCGCGGCAACAATGCTTCAGGCGTCGCCGAAGGTAAACCCACCCCGGTGAAATGGGACGCCAAAACCGGCGAAAATATTTTATGGAAAACCCCGATTCCGGGACTGGCTCACGCCAGCCCGATTGTCTGGGGCAATCGTCTGTTTGTGACGACTGCCATCAGCAGCGACCCTAATCCTTACTTTCGTCATGGACTCTATGGCGATGTCGATTCGGACAAGGATTTATCCAAACACACCTGGAAAGTTTATTGCCTGGATAAAACCACAGGCAAAATTCTCTGGGAACGGGTGGCGCACGAAGGCGTGCCAAAAAGCAAACGCCACATCAAATCAACGCACGCCAGTTCGACGCCGGTCACTGACGGCAAATATGTCGTCGCCTTTTTCGGTTCCGAAGGCTTGTACTGTTACGACTTCAAAGGCAAATTGATGTGGAAGAAAGACCTCGGCGTTTTGAGCGCCGGATGGTTTTACGACCCGGATTACGAATGGGGCACCGCAAGTTCGCCAATCATCTACAAAGGCATGGTGATTTTGCAATGTGATGTGCAGAAAAATTCCTTCATCGCGGCTTATGACATCAAAACCGGCAAAGAGATTTGGAAGACCATGCGCGATGAAATTCCTTCGTGGGGAACGCCGACGATTTACGAAGGCAAAACCCGAACCGAATTAATTACCAATGCCACACACGCCGCCAGAGGCTACGACCCGCTGACCGGCAAAGAGTTGTGGGCGATGAAAGGCAACCCGGAAGTCACCGCGACGACGCCCGTCATCGGACACGATTTAATTTTCATCGTCAATCACTATCGCCCCAATCAACCGATTTATGCGATTCGCCCGGGCGCGACCGGCGACATCAGTCTGGATTTGAAAAAAGGCGAAACCGCGAATCAATACATCGCCTGGAGCGTGCAACGTGGCGGCGCTTATATGCCGACGCCGGTGATTTACGGCGATTATCTTTACATCTGCCAAAACCAGGCGATACTGCGATGTCTCGATGCCAAAACCGGCAAAGTGGTTTATCAACAGCGCATCGGTGAAGGTGGCGCGTACAGCGCCTCGCCGGTGGCTGCCGATGGCAAGGTTTATCTGTCGAGCGAAGATGGCGTGGTGTTTGTGATTAAAGCCGGAGAACAATACGAAGTGCTCGCCAAAAACGAAATCGGCGAAGTGTTGATGGCAACCCCGGCAATCTCGGATGGCATGATTTTCGTGCGCGGGCTGAAGACGCTTTTTTGCATCGCGGAAAAACCGACAAAGCCTATGGCAGGGAAAGCCGCGAAAGCCAGCAAATAA